The segment GAACGGCACCTACACGTCAAACACCGCCTTCGCGTTCAACGCCATCAACTGCCTTGACTACCCCATGGTCACGGACACGGCCGGGATGCGTTCCGAGGAAGCCCGGCTGAAGCAGCTCTCCCCCACCTTCGGCTACTACTTCTCCTACACCGGCATCAACTGCAAGGACTGGCCCTACAAGCCGGTGCACACCCCGGCTCCCGTCAAGTACACCGGCACGGCGCCGATTGTGGTTGTAGGCACCACCGGGGACCCCGCGACGCCTGTCGCCTGGGCTGGTTCGCTGCGGAAACAACTCGGCAACGCTTCCCTCGTGACGTGGAAGGGCGAAGGCCACACCGCCTACGGCCGCTCGAACCAGTGCGTGTCCGACGCCGTGGACAACTACTTCGTGGATGGAAAGGTACCTTCAGACGGGACTATGTGCTGACTGTTGGGTGGTTCTGTTGTGTGGGGGGCGTGGCGGCCGCCACTTCTGACCATTTTTGGAGCTGGGTTGAGACGGCCATCCCCGCCGCTGCGCGGATGTTTGGTCCCAGATGCTCGCAAAGGTGGTCATTTGTTGAGGCGTAGCCCGGAATAGTGGGCCCGGATGGCGGCCTGCACTTCCGCGACCATGGCCTCCGGGTAGTGAACAACGTCCTCGTAGAAGTACCTCAACACAGTGAAGCCGCCGGCAACAGAAGTGTTGTCCCGGCGTCGATCCCTCTTGATGGCCCTGGGTTCGAAGTGCGTCTTGCCGTCCAGCTCAACGATCAAGAAGCGCTCGACGACGAAATCGACCTCCCCCACGCCGGGCAGTTCCACGTGCTGCACGAAAGCGATTCCAGCCTGATGGAAGTGCATGGCCGCCAGTGGTTCAAGGAGGGAATCGGCTCTCCGGCGCACGAGATCCAAGACGTCCCTCGCCCGGCCGTTCCGATTGCCGGGCAGGTTTCTGCGTAGGAACTCCACGGTTATGTCGCCACGTGCAACGGCACATTGAACCATGACCAACGCTTCAGCTGGCGGCCGGCATCGCAAGGCATGCACCAGCACATCGGCAAGAGCTGCCACCGGTCGGCCTCGCAAGGGTGGCAACGAAGCGCTCCGGTGCAGCACTACGCCGTCGCGCGGTAGTCCGTTACCGCAGACCAAATGGAGCTCGGTGGTCGGATGCAGTTGCCAAAGTCCATAATGTGGGGCAGCCGAGATGCATGTGAGGACACCTCCGTACCGAAAGGCCTCAGCGAATTCCGGAGGCGCACCCGCCAAGGCCACGACGCCGCGATACGGAACCACCACTCCGCCCCGCCGTGCCGCAGTTCTGAGCTGCCAGGCGCCGACTCCCGCGTTGAGGAGGTCCCTGCGCATGGCCACGCCTCCCCGTGCACGAAGGGCAGTTATGAGATCCATGGCTCCACGATGCCTGGGTGCAGGGTTGCTGCGGAGCCCTCAATACGCGTATGTGGACAACTTCATATTTTTGGCCCGCCACGTCTGACCACTTTTGGCAGCCCTCCACGGCGGAGGTGGCGGATTGACGGCTTCCGCGTGGCCGACACCGGTCCAAAAGTGGTAAATCGTTGAGGACCCGGCGCTAGAGCCGTGCGGCGCGGGGCTCCAGCAGCGCGGGAAGGTTCTTGACTGAGGGCACGACGGCGGTGGCGCCGGCCGCGCGCAAAGCCGCCTCGGAGTGGAAGCCAGTAAGCACGCCCACCACGGCGGAGGCGCCGGAGCGAACCCCGGACAACATATCCGAGCTCGTGTCCCCCACCACGACGACCTCGCGGACATCATCCAGGTCAAGGGCCAATACGGCCGTGAGAATCATGTCCGGGTAAGGGCGACCGCGGCCGGCGTCGGCAGGGCACAGGCTCAGATCCGCCTTCCCCATCCAGCCCAGCGACTCAAGCACCATGTTCTGGGTGTGCCGGCCGAAGCCCGTAGCCAGGCAGACTTTCACGCCGGAGTCCCGCAACCAGTCGATGGTTTCCTCGGCACCTGGAATAGCCCGCACGCCGCCGTCGGCAATCAGATCATCGTAGGCGCGCTCGAAGGCTTTGTTGGCGCTCTCGGCCCGTTGAGCTTCTTCAAAAAGGTGGCTGAAAACGGTCAACTTGGAAAAGCCCATGGTGTCGCGAGCGTAGCCGAGCATGCTTTCGAAGCGAGGCGAACCAAGCTCAACGCCGGTCTCCTGCAGGGCGAGGGACATCGCACGCTCAGTAAGACCATCGTCCGTAATCGTGGTGCCCACCATGTCCAAGACAGCAAGCCGGAGCCGCTGCGCACGGTGCGCCCCAGCGTCGTCCGCGTTGATCCTCTTGCTGCTGTCCATGCTCATGGCGCCCCTTCGCTGGTTGATGACCGAAATCGTGCGGCCACGTTAGTCCGCCCAGCTTGCCCCTGGTCCGCGACGACGGCCTGAACCCGGCGCGACGAGCGGATGAATTCCGCAACAACGGTGCCACGGGACCTCCGCCCGGGGCTGTTTTGACCCGGACGAGGTGACTCTATTACAGTTGTATCTTGCGTGATTCAGCCGGTACCCGGACGATAACGCGGTGCTTCCTTAGCTCAGTCGGTAGAGCGTTTCACTCGTAATGAAAAGGTCATCAGTTCGATTCTGATAGGAAGCTCGAAACAGAGTAGGCCCGCATCCCAGTATTCACAAGGGATGCGGGCCTCTTGCTTTGGTTGGCAAGAGCGGCCAAAAACGGCCTTGGTGTACCCATGGGTGTACTCAACCCCTCTCACCCGGCATGTTTCGGCACAGGAGCGCACATGGTGTTTTGCCCAGATTCGCCAAGCCTTGATTGAGGCCCGGTGGGTTGGGATCGCGGCAATGCGGCCATCTGGTCTAGATCCAAAGGTTTGTTGGATCGTCTGAATCTTCCCGCACCCGGATGCCTCCCAAGAGTCTGAGCAACAACATTTCATCCGCCACGCATTCATCAAGTGTGCTCCCCAGGATGGGGTAGACATAGTCGTTCGCCAGGGCCAGGTTCTTAACCTCATCTGGGACGCTGAGGTGATATTTTGCAGCGTTCTCAAGTGGCTGCGGCCGGGCCGCATAACACTCTTCTCGCGCCCCAATCCAAGACATTGCGTTGAGTTTGAGGGTCAACTCGCTGTCGATCGTCGTGGTTGGAATCGAGATCCTCCAACCACCGTTCTGCCAAGCGAGTTGCTTCCGGTGGCGAGCGCCGCCTCCTATAACTACGGCAGAATCGCGGCGCAGGGGAACGAACAGTGCCGGCGCTTGCCACCC is part of the Arthrobacter ramosus genome and harbors:
- a CDS encoding endonuclease domain-containing protein translates to MDLITALRARGGVAMRRDLLNAGVGAWQLRTAARRGGVVVPYRGVVALAGAPPEFAEAFRYGGVLTCISAAPHYGLWQLHPTTELHLVCGNGLPRDGVVLHRSASLPPLRGRPVAALADVLVHALRCRPPAEALVMVQCAVARGDITVEFLRRNLPGNRNGRARDVLDLVRRRADSLLEPLAAMHFHQAGIAFVQHVELPGVGEVDFVVERFLIVELDGKTHFEPRAIKRDRRRDNTSVAGGFTVLRYFYEDVVHYPEAMVAEVQAAIRAHYSGLRLNK
- a CDS encoding HAD-IA family hydrolase, giving the protein MSMDSSKRINADDAGAHRAQRLRLAVLDMVGTTITDDGLTERAMSLALQETGVELGSPRFESMLGYARDTMGFSKLTVFSHLFEEAQRAESANKAFERAYDDLIADGGVRAIPGAEETIDWLRDSGVKVCLATGFGRHTQNMVLESLGWMGKADLSLCPADAGRGRPYPDMILTAVLALDLDDVREVVVVGDTSSDMLSGVRSGASAVVGVLTGFHSEAALRAAGATAVVPSVKNLPALLEPRAARL